The window GCCGCCTGCGAGGTACCGGGTGTCCACCGGCTGGGCGGCGGACCTTCGCTCACACATGGCAATCACGGGGGCGCTGATCGGAACGACCCCGCTCGCGGGGTGGAGGTGGAGGTCGGCGAACGGCAGGCCGCCGTCGACCTCGATGTCGTGACGGAGTACGGGTTCTCCATCCCGCGCACGGTCGACGCTCTCCGGGCCGCCGTGGTCGCCGCAGTGGAGCAGATGACCGGCCTGGAGGTGGTCGAGGTGAACGTCCGCGTCACCGATGTCCACCTGCCGCAGGACGACCTCCCGGCGGCGGGCGAGACACCACGGGTCATCTGACCCGGACCCTCAGGGCTGTCCGGGGGACCCACCCTTACGGCCTGTCCTGGCGCCCGGTCGACCGGTCCCGGTCGGCCCGATCACCGCGGGTCCGCTCCCGCACTCCACGGGCCGGCTTCGAGTACCGGGTAGCAGGAACGACCGGCCGCCCGCGCAGGCACGGACGGCCCCTGAGCCTCCTCTCCAGCGGCAGGGCGCGCGCATGGCCAGGGGGGCGACATCGTGTGGTTGTGCGGCGGGGACGTGGTCGGGGAGGCGTTCGCAGAACCTTCCCAGCGGGTGGCGGGCCAGAGCCGTGGCGTGAGGGCGGGGTCGGCCCAGCCCGCCGGTGCAGAGCAGGGCAGATCAGGGCAGAGCAGGAGGGTGGAACCGGGTCGGCAGCTGGACGGTGACGTCGGCGCGGGTGGCGCCGGCCTTCTGAAGATCCGCGCCCTCCTGGTCGTCCGGGCCCGCTACGCAGCTGCGCCAGTCGAGGCGCTGGTGGTGGACGCGGGCGAGGCCGCCCAGGAGGCCCGACACGGCCGACGCGCCGCCTCGGGCCCCGGTGAGACGCACCGACACAGAGGGGGGCGGCGTGCGCGGCTCCGCTCGCGTCGGCCACCGTGCCGAGGACGGCGGCGAGGGCGACGACGAGGGCGAGGCCGGCCGCAGCCCCGCTGGAGAGGCCACTCAGCGCAACCTCGGCTGCACCACGGAGTACCCCGGGCGCAGCGCCTGCGCGGGGCGCGTGACCCCCGCCGATCCGCCGCTGCCCGGCGTGATGTGGCCCGCCCGGCCGGCCCACGGCGGCAGGTGGCGAGCCGCCGGGCTGCCGGTCGGGCCCCCGGAGGCCGCCCGGAGCGAAACGCGACCGCGCCGCGCAACCCGGGCGGCCGGTGCCGGGTGGTCCTTCAGGGGCGCGCGTCAGGCCCGGTGGCGGGAGAGCGCCACGACAGCGGCGGCGACGAGCATGGCGGCACCGGCGGCGGCCAGTACCGGCCCGGCGTACCGGGCGGACTGGAGCACCACGTCCCGGGCCGGGCCCTCCCCGTCGCGCGCGACCGCCGACCCGGCCGTGTCGGTGAAACCCGCGATACCCGCCTTCGCCCGCACTGCCCCGGCGCGCAGGCTGTCGGTGGCCCCGTCGAGTCCCTCCTCCACGGCGTGCCGGGCCTGGTCCGCGCCGTGGCCGACGAGTTCCCGGGCGTGCTCGGCGGTGTGGCTGACGCGCTCCCGTGCGTCGGCCACCCCGTGGCTGACCCGTTCCCGGGCCTGCTCGGTGCTTCGGAGCACGCGTTCCCGGGCCTGTTCGGCTGCATCCCGCGCCCGGGCTGCGACGTCGCTGCCGGCTTCGCGCTCCGCGCCCGTGTCGGCGAGACGGTCGCGGGCCTCCTCGGCCTGCGAACTCAGCTCCGCCATGGTGCGGGCGGACTCATTGGTGCTGTGGTCGGCGTCCATCGGGGGCACACTCCTCGGTCACGTCGATGTGTCGGTCTCGTCGACGTCAGTCAGGTCGACGGGGCGGTCAGGGTCGGCGGGTCGGTCAGCTGGACGGGGGTAGGGGCGGTCGTGCGGTTGACGTCAGCGCAGGGCCGGCGGGCAGGCTCTCCCAGACGGACGCGGCCCGGTGGGGCCCGGGCGTGGGAGGTGGACCGCGTCACAGCTCACGCAGGGCGGGGAGCAGGGTGCGCTCGGACCAGTCGAGGAAGACCTCCCGGTGGTCACCGCCGCCTGGACCAGCGCCACCTCGTCGAACCCCGCGTCGGCGTACGCCCGGACCGCTTCGACGAAGCCCTCGACGCGGTCGCCGCAAGGTGCCGCGACGAATCGACTCGGCGACGTGTCCAGCCACGGAGAGTAGTCGTCGGAGATGGCAGCGAAGTCGTAGCCCGCCTGCTCGGCGTGGACGACGTCCCGCACCAGGTGCCGGGGGCCGGCCCGCCCGCTCATCACCGTGTAGCCGAATCTCACCATGTCCGGACGCCTGCCCGGGTCCCGCGGAACCACACTTCCTTGTTCGGTCGTCGGCCCGAGACGGGGCGGCGGGCGCCGCTTCGAGCGACGCCCGCCCGCCTCACGACCGACCGCCGCGCCGGGGCAGCGGCCGGCTGGAGCTCCACGCTCCCGGCGGGGCCCGCGAGATTCGCTTCGGCCGGGGATGGGCACACGCCCGGTCGGACCCACGACGCGGTCGGAGCCGGGAGGACGCACCATGACGACCAAGTCCCACCCCACCGGGAACGGGCGGAAGCGGCTGCGGCGAGGCGACCACGTCTCCTGGCGGAGTCACGGAACCACCGTGACCGGCCGGGTCGAGCGGGAGATCACCTCGCAGGTCGAGGCCGCGGGCCGGACGGTAGACGCCTCACCCGAGGAGCCGCAGTACGAGGTGCGCAGCTCCGCCTCCGGGCGGACGGCCGTACACCGGCCGTCCGCCCTGCGCCGACGGAAGGACTGACCGGACACGGCGGCGCCGGCACGCACCGCTCGTCCTGGCGGCGCGTCAGCAAGAGCGGCTTCAGCCAGAGCGTCGGCGGGTCGCCCTCCGAGAGGAACACGAGAACGTCATCAGCCTTGCAGCGTGAGTCGGCGAGGTCGAAGAGGGACCCGAGCGCGGGCCGGCAGGACCGCTCGAAGGCTCGTGCCCGGCCCAGGTCCGGTATCGGCCGAGCGGGCCGCCGCCCGGCCGCTCATGGCGGAGCACTGGCCCGCCTACGAGGAGTACCAGGCGAAGAACGACCGGGAGATCCCGGTGGTCGTGATCGAGCCGACGGCGTTCGGTCGGCCGCCGGGGGCCCGGCCGGGCGGCCCGGCTCGACGCCGTCGTCCGGCGGGGACTGTCCCCTCCCGGCGGTAGGGTCGTGCCGCCGACGCACCGACCGAGGGGGACCCTGATGACCGACCGCACGACCGACGGCGCCGCGAGCACGCCCAGCGCGGCCCAGGGCGCCGTCAGCGCCGCCGGCGACGACGCCGTATGGACCGCGGGGCGGCTGCGGCGGGTGGCGAAGTCCTCCGAGGGGCTGGTGGTCCTGGACCCGGGGATCAGCGACGAGGAGATGGACGGCTGGCCGGCGCCGGTGCCCGAGGAGGTCCGCACGCTGCTGCGGGTCGTCGGGGGCGTGCGGATCGCGGTCTCGCGGTCCGCGGTCAACGGCCACCTGTCGATCGAGCACGTCGACCTGGGTCACCCCTTCAACCGGGGCTGCTACCCGGCCGGTGACAGCAGCTGGTACGTGGAGCACGCCGGCGGCGCCGGCACCCACTGGTTCGTCTACCTCGACCACGGCGACGGCCACACCTACGTGGACGTCGACCGGGTCACGGGGGCGTGGGGCCCGGTCTTCCGTTTCTGGGACGCCACCGACTCCGTGCGCGTGGCGCCGTCGCTGACCGCCTGGCTGGAGCGCCTCGCCGACTGCCTGGAGGAGGCACTCGCCTCGGCCCGGGCCGAGGCCGGACCCGGCACCGCCATCGAGGTCAGGACGTTCGGCCGCCACTTCGGCGATCGGTGGCCGGACCCGGAGCGGGAGGCGACGACGGTGGAGCCGGTCACCGCCGCGGCGGCCCGGTTGAGCGGTGACCCCCTGCTGCGCGAGGCCGCAGCGGCCCTGCCCGACGACGCCCTGCTCGCCGATCTGCGGTCCGTCACCGGCCCCGCCGCCGTCGACTTCCCGCTGCCGGTGAGCTGCCGCTACGCCCGCTGGTCGGCCGGGGCCCTGCTGTCCGCCACCGCGTGGGACGGCGAATAGCTCCGCGGGGCGGGGCCGTCGGCCCACTTGGCTGAATCTCGCCCCCGGTCGGCGGGCCGACGCCCGTGTGGTCCCGGCCGCGCGGGGAACGCGGGCTCCCGGACGGCGCCGGACACGAGGTCCGGCGCCGCACGGCTGGACGAGAGAGGGCGATCCTCATGATGGCGACAGTGGCGGTGCTGGCTCTGACGATCCTGCTCTTCAGTGCCGGACTCGGTCTCACCGTGGCGGTGGCGGGCCTGGCGAATCGGTTCGGGCGGTCGGCCGCGCGCCGCCGGCGATGACCGGTGGGCGACCGACCCCGCCGGCAGGGGCCGCCAGTGCAGGACGGAGGAGAGCGCCGCACCGCACCCCGCCAGGAACCAGGCCAGGCGGCCGTGGGTGCGGGCCAGGCCTGATCACCGGAACGGCGAGCGCCTCGCGCCGCCGTTCCAGGCGCCGGGGCTCCACCGCACCCTCCCGGCCGGCCGCCCCCGGCAGGCGGCCACCTCGCGGGCCAGCGCCCGGTCCTTCGGTGTCCGGTCCTTCGGTGTGAGGTCCCCACCCTGCTGTCCCGAGCTCCTGACGTCGCTGTGCACCCCTTCCCCCCGGTCAGGGCGGGGGTCGCCGATGGCCGCCCGGCTGCGGGCCGCGGACGGGCTCCGGACACTGCGCTTCCCGGCGCTCCCGGTACGGCGCCTGGCGCAGGAGGAGTTCAGCGAACCCGGCCACCGGTCTGGTCCTGGCCGTGATCGGCGTCGTCCTCCGGGCGGCGGCCGCCGCCACTACTGGGAGACGCCGGGCGGCCGTCCATTCTGGCACCGAGGTCCTGACCAGGGGTCCTGGTCAGGTCGGGACGCCCGGGTCCACCCGCCGACCCGCCTCGCCCCCGGGCGGGCGGGTCATCGCCCATCTGATCCCCCTGGTCACGCCGGCCGCGCCCAGCCGGACGGCCGGCCCCTCCACCACCGGCAGGTAGGGCAGGCGGAGTTCCCGCCGCGCCCACCCGGGCAGCAGCGAGACCGCGCCGGCCGCGAGCAGCCCGTACGGCGGTCGGACCACCCACGGCAGGGGCGGCCGGAGGAGGATGAACCGCGCCGCGTCGAGGGCTGCCCTGGTCCGGTGCAACTCGGCGCGGTACGCCGCGAGGACGCCGGCGAGCTGCCGCTGGTCGCGCGGCGGGTCGACGACACCCAGCGCGGCGGCCACGACGGCGGCGTCGGCCACGTAGCCGTCATAGGCCTCGTCGTCCAACGACCTTTCCCCGTAAGCCCGGTGGGCACGGAGGAAGCTGTCGACCTCGGCGGCGTGCACCCAGCCGAGCAGGTGTGGATCACCGGCCCGGTACGCCTCCCCCGAGGCACTGGTGCCGCGGACCCGCTCGTGCACCGCCCGCACGTGGTCGACCGCCCGCTGCGCGTCGGCCGCCGTCCCGAACGTGGTGACCGCGAGAAACGTGCTGGTGCGCTGGAGCCGGCCCCACGGATCGCCCCGGTAGCCGGAGTGCGCCTCGACGGCGGCCATCGCCAGCGGGTGCAGCGACTGCAGCAGGAGCGCCCGGAGTCCGCCGACGAACATCGAGGCGTCCCCGTGGACGACCCGGATGGGCCGGTCCGGGCCGAACCACCGGGGGCCCGGCGTCTCGTGGATCCGGCTCCGGGTCGCCGGGCCCTGCGGCCCGGCCACCCGGGCGAACAGTTCCGCCCCGGCGCGCCGCCGGAGCGCGGCGAGGGCCGGGATGCCGGAGATGCCATCGGTCATACCTGCCACTGTAGTTCCGCTCCGCGCCGACGGGCCGCCACCGACGGGCCGCCGCCCACGGGCCGCGCCACCGGCCGGGCCGGTCGCACGGCGATCCCCGCTACCGGCGGCAGGGATCACGGGCGCGGGTGACGGTCCGTGGAGAGCCGGGCGGGGCCGGCTTCCCGGGGACCGTCGGAGCGGACGCACCGGCGCCCGGAGCGGCGGCCTACGAGCCGTTCCCGTCGTCGGTGCCGGAGACGGGCGGACTCAGGGGTCCGCACCGGGCGCCGCACGCGGCCGACCACGCACCTCACCTGGGAAGACGTGGCCCGGCCTTCGGTTTGGGAATCGCTTCTGATCCCTGGCCCGCGCGCGGACGCGGTCGTGGACGCCCGGAGTACGCGTCAGCCGGCCGGAAGACCCACCGCCAGGGTCAGTTCAAGGACCCGGTACGGCGATGCGAGATCCGGAAACAGCTCCCGCAGCTGCGACATCCGGTACCGGACTGTCTGCGGATGGACGAACAACGCCGCCGCCACCTCGTCCCGCCTGCCCTGGTGCAGCAACCACGCTCGCAACGTCTCCTCCAGCCGCCGCGCGGTCGCGACGGGCAAGGTCCGCAACGGTGCGAGCGCGCGGGCACGCAGGTCTGAGAACGCGTCCATGTCGGCGCTCAGCACCAGCTCGGGCAGGTGGGCCTCGGTGTCGCGGATGTCAGCGGAGAGGGAGCGCGCGCGTACGGCTCGCGCGTACGAGGCGGACGCACGAGTCCACGGCCGGGCCGGGCCGACCACGGCGGTGCGGTCGGCCAGCTGCCGCAAGAGATGCGATCGGTCGGCATCGGGAACGAGCAGCACACCGGTGGCGTCCGGCAGATCATCGAGGACGAGGGTGCCCGGGTCGAGCGCGCGGTAGGCAGGCCGGGCCTGGGCGGCGGGCAGCAGGACCGCGGTCAGCGAAGTCGGAGGCTGCCACCCGGCCCGTTGAACAGAGGCCAGCAGCACGTCCGGGCTCGCGTCGGCGAGGAGGTCGCGGGCCAGGTGTTCCAGGTGGCGCTCGCGGGCCCTTCCCCGAGCCGCCAGTTCGTCGGCGTGGCCCGCGGCGCTCGCGGCGGAGAGCTCGTCGATATAGGCGAAGGTCAGCTCCGCGAACTTGGCGACCTCGGCGGCGGGCAGACCTACGGGTACGGCACCCGCTGCCAGACACCGCCAGGCCACGCGGGCGCCGACGCGGTAGGCGCTGAGCAGGGCGTCCATCGAACGGCCGTCGCGCACCTCGCCGCGGCCCAGCTCGTAGGCTGCGTCACCGGCGTCGCCGCCCGTGGCATTCCCGCTCGCGAGGTCCAGGTAGTGGCCCAGGGCGGTGCGGACGGCTCGGCGGATGGTGCCGCCCATGCGGCCCGAAAGGGCGTTCGCGTAAGGAGGGACCTCGTCGATGATCGCCTGGACGACCTCGTCGGCGGTGGACCTCAGCGCGGCCCGAAGCGCGGTGACCGTCGTCTCGTCCAGGACCAGCTCGCTGGCCCTCCGGATTGCTTGACTCACGCTTTTGTTCCCTGCGAACAATTCGGTCGACCAGATTCACGTCCTACGGTCAGGACTTTACACCCTGAGGCGCAGCAAGCTGGAGTCATGACGAGTGCAGCCCTCCGCAAGAGGGCGTGGAAACTGCTGGAGATGGTCACGACGCCGCTGCTGCCGTCGGACTACCTCGACCTGGTCAGCCCGCTGCGTGCGGGCGCCGACCTGCGCGGGCGCATCGAGGCCGTGCACCCCGAGACGGGTGACGCCGCGACCGTCGTGATCAGGCCGGGGCGGGGCTGGCGCGGCCACGCGGCCGGTCAGTACGTGCGGATCGGGGTCGACGTCGACGGGAGGCGCCTGTGGCGTGCCTACTCCATCACCTCGCCGACAGACCGCCAGGACGGCCGGATCACGATCACCGTGAAGGCGATCCCGGACGGCAAGGTCAGCAACCACCTGGTCCGCAGGGCGACACCGGGCACGCTGGTCCAGCTCGACCAGCCGACCGGTGACTTCGTGCTGCCGCCTGCCAAGCCCGCCAAGGTGCTCTACCTGACGGCCGGCAGCGGCATCACGCCCGTGATGGGCATGCTGCGCGACGTCGAGTTGGATGACGTCGTCATGGTCCACTGTGCGCCGCGGCCCCAAGACGTGATCTTCCGCAACGAGCTGCACGGCCTGGTCGCGGACAAGAAGCTGCGCCTCGCCGAGGTGCACAGCGCCACGGACGGCAAGCTCGACATCGCCCGCCTCGGCGAACTCGTGCCTGACTGGGCCGAGCGCGAGACCTGGGCCTGCGGGCCCGCGGGCCTGCTCGACGCCGCGGAGGAGTACTGGACCGAGCACGGTGTCCGGGAGCGCCTGCGCACCGAACGCTTCCGACCCCGCATCGTCGTCGCCGGCGACGGCGACGGCGGCGGCGGCGAGGTCACGTTCAGCGCCACCGGCACGACAGTCGACGCGGACGGCGCCACGCCGTTGCTGGACATCGGCGAGGAGGCCGGCGTGCTCATGCCCTCCGGGTGCCGCATGGGCATCTGCTTCGGCTGCGTCACGCCGCTCAAGGCGGGCGCCGTCCGCGACCTGCGCACCGGCGAGATCACCGAGGCCGAGCCGGGCGTCCTCATCCAGACCTGCGTGTCCGCCGCGGCGGGCCCCTGCGACATCGAACGGTAGACGCACCTTGACCGCCATCGACCCCACCGCCCACCTGACCGCGCAGCAGATCGAGGAGCTCGGCCGCGAGCTGGACGCGATCCGCGACGAGGTGATCGCCGACCGCGGCGAGAAGGACGCCGCCTACATCCGCAAGGTCATCTCGGCGCAGCGCAAGCTCGAGCTGGCCAGTAGGGGCGTGCTGCTGTTCTCGGTCTTCCCGCCCGCGTGGCTGCTCGGCACCGCCGGCCTGTCCGTGGCGAAGATCATGGACAACATGGAGATCGGCCACAACGTCCTGCACGGCCAGTGGGACTGGATGCGGGACCCGAAGATCCACTCCACCACCTGGGAGTGGGATCACGTCTCGCCGGCCGAGCAGTGGAAGCACTCGCACAACGAGTTGCACCACACGTACACCAACGTGATCGGCAAGGACAACGACCTCGGCTACGGCATCATGCGCGTCGACGAGGACCAGAAGTGGCACCCGGCCCACCTCGGCCAGCCGCTGTGGAACTTCCTCAACGCCTGCTTCTTCGAGTACGGCATCGCGGCGTACGACCTGGAGCTCGGCAAGAACCTGCACAAGCGCCGCCGCAAGGACCCGGAGTTCCGCGCGCGGGCCAAGGCCGTGGGCCGCAAGATCCGCAAGCAGGTGCTCAAGGACTACGTGATCCACCCACTGCTGTCGGGCCCGTCGTTCCTCACCACGCTCGCCGCCACGTTCACCGCGAACCTCGTCCGCAACATCTGGTCACACTCGGTGATCATGTGCGGGCACTTCCCCGAGGGCGTACAGGTCTTCGAGCGCCGGTCGATCAAGGGCGAGACACGCGGCCAGTGGTACCTGCGCCAGATGATGGGCTCGGCGAACATCAGCGGCAGCAGGGCCATGCACTTCATGACCGGCAACCTGTCGCACCAGATCGAGCACCACCTGTTCCCGGACCTGCCGAGCAACCGGTACGCCGAGGTCGCGGTGAAGGTGCGCGCGCTGTTCGAGAAGTACGAGCTGGAGTACGTCACCGGGCCGCTCCCCGCGCAGGTGTTCTCCGCGTGGCACAAGGTCTTCCGGCTCTCGCTGCCCACCAAGAAGCCCGAGGTCATGACCCCGGACGGGCACGCGATGGTCGTGGTCCAGCACGACTGACACGGTGACGGCCCCGGGATGCTCCGCGGGCCGTCAGCCGACGGACAGCAGGGTCGGGTCCGCCATGATCCGGCGGATCGTGGTCTGCGCCGCGCCCAGCACGGGTCCGCGACGCCCCAGGGCGGACGAGCGCAGCGCCTCCGGGGCCCAGGGCCGGACGGTGACCCGGTCGGTGAGTTCGGCACGGACGGACGGCAGCAGCCACGCGGCCAGTTCGGCGTAGGTGCCGCCGAGGACGAGGCCGTCCGGGTCGATGAGGTCGACGGCGGAGGTCAGGGCGAGGCCCAGGGCACGGCCGGCGCGGTCCAGGGCCGCCAGGGTCGGCGGGTGCCCGGCACCGGCCCGCTCGGCCAGCAGGGCGACCGGGTCGCCGGCCTCCGCGGGTGCGGCCGGACCCGGGTCGTGCTGCGCCAGACCGGCCTCTCGCAGCACGGCCGCCTGGCCCGCGTACTGCTCCAGGCAGCCGCGCGCGCCGCAGACGCACCGGAGGCCGTCCGGGTGGACGGGGATGTGGCCGAGTTCGCCGGCGAAGCCGCGGGCGCCGCGGAACACCTGCCCGTCGATGACCAGGGCGGCGCCGATCCCGGCGTCCGCGGAGACGTGCACGAAGGTCTCCGCGGCCTGCTCGGCGTTCCAGTACTCGGCCAGGGCCCCGAGGTTGGCCTCGTTCTCCGGCTCGGGCGCGGTGTCCGGATCGGGCCAGTGGTCGGCGACGCGGACGGTGTGCCAGCCGAGGTTGGGCGCGCGATCGACCTGTCCGGCGGGTTCGTTCGGCACCACCCCGGGCACGGCCAGGACCCGCCCCTCGACGCGCAGTCCGAGGTCGCGGGCCTCGGCCTCCGCGTCGGCGGCCAGCGCGGCGACCTCCGCCAGCACCTGCCCGACCGGCCGGCCGGCGTTCGACCGTTCGGCCCGGCGCCACACCCGGGGTTCTCCGCGCAGGTCCACGACGCACGCGCCGAGGTGCATGACGCCGATCTCCAGACCGAGGCCGGCGGGGCCCCGGTCGCTCACCGACAGCGCGCGTCCGGGGCGGCCGACCCGTCCGTCGGGGGCGGTATCCGTCTCGGTCAGCGCACCCCGCCCGATCAGTTCGTCGACCAGCGAGGAGACGGCCGCCCGGGTCAGACCGACGCGTGCGGCGACATCCGCGCGGGACAGCGGGCGGCTGAGCGGGTTGTGCGCGGCGACCGTGCCGAGGACCACCGAGAGGTTGCGCCGTCGCATGTCCTGTTGCGAAGCGGGCCCGGAGCCCCGGCTGTGCCCCGTTCTGCCGACCACTCCCACGCGCGGGCCCCTCCTACCGGTCCTCGGCCGGGGCTCCCTGCAAGGCCCCGGCCCGACGCAGGGTACCGCTGATCCGTTCGAGTGCGTCCGCGTCCCGTGCCACGGCCTCCAGCACCGGGCCGTCGGCGGTGCGCCACCGGCGGGCCACCGCGTCGGCGGGCTCGCCGGTGAGCAGGGCGGCGGCTTGGGCGGCCGCGCCGAGTGCGACCAGTTCCCGCGCGACGGGTACCCGCACGGCCCGGCCCGAGAGCCGCAGGACGGTCCGCTGCCAGGCGCGGCCCCGGGCGCCGCCCCCGATCAGCAGCAGCGGCTCGTCGCCCGCCGGCTCCTCGCCGCCCGCGCGCAGCACCTCGTCCAGGGCGGTGAGCAGGGCGTGGGCCGCGCCGTCGTAGGCGGCTTGGAGCACCTCCCCCGGTGTGGTGTCGTGACGGAGTCCGTGGACCAGGCCTGACGCGCCGGGCAGGTCCGGTGTGCGCTCGCCGTCCAGGTAGGGCAGCACCACCACGGTGCCGCCGTCCTCGACCTCCTCGCGCCCGCGTCCGAGGAGGCCGGCGACGCGGTCGACGGCGAGGGTGCAGTTGAGCGTGCAGGCGAGCGGCAGCCAGCCGCCGAGGGCGTCGGCGAAGCCCGCGACCGTCCCGCTCGCGTCCACCGGCCTCTTCCGGCCGACGGCGTAGACCGTCCCGGAGGTGCCGAGGCTGAGCACGGGCTGCCCGGGCCGCAGTCCCAGCCCGAGGGCGGCGGCCATGTTGTCGCCGGTTCCGGCGGCCACCAGGGCCCCCTCGCGCAGCGCCGTGCCGGGGCGGACCAGGCCGGCCGGTGCGCCCGGCACGAGGACCTGCGGCAGCAGGGCCGGGTCGAGGCCGATGCGGTCGAGGACGTCCTCGTCGTAGCCGTCCGGCCCCCACCAGCCGGTCCCCGACGCGTCGCCGCGGTCGGTCACCGCCTCCCCGGTCAGCCGCTCGGTCAGGAAGTCGTGCGGGAGGCGGACGGCCGCGACACGGTCGGCCGCGGCCGGCTCGTTGGCGCGCAGCCAGGCCCACTTGGGAGCGGTGAAGGCGGCGGTCGGCAGGCTGCCGGTGCGCCGGACGATCTCCGCCGGGCCGATCCCGGCTCGCAGCGCGGCGGCCTGGGGGGCGGACCGGACGTCGTTCCACAGCAGCGCCGGGCGCACCGGTGCGCCGGCCGCGTCGAGGGTGACCAGGCCGTGCTGCTGGCCGGCGATCGAGACGGCGGACGCGCGGCCGGCCCAGCCCGTCCGCGCGACGGCCTCGTCGAAGGCCCGCCACCACTGCTCGGCATCGCTCTCCCGGCCGGCTCCCTCGCTGACGGTGTGCGGGGCTCGACCCTCGCCCAGGACCGTGCCCGTGTCGATGTCGACGGCGAGGGCCTTGGTGGACTGGGTGGAGCTGTCGACGCCGATCACGACACGCTGCTCAGCCATGCGTTCCTCCGATGGGGGGTTCCTTCTGACGCCCCGGCATACTAATTTGTTGAGAGCCCTGACAAACACCCCTGCGCACCGATCCGGAGCCGCTCCATGTCCAGCGACCCGCTCGCCCCCACCCCCGCGCACAAGTTCACCTTCGGCCTGTGGACCGTCGGCTGGCAGGGTCGCGACCCCTTCGGCGACGCGACCCGCCCCGCCCTCGACCCGGTCGAGACCGTGCAGCG of the Kitasatospora sp. NBC_01246 genome contains:
- a CDS encoding Asp23/Gls24 family envelope stress response protein; the protein is MTYPTNPTGSGAVQKPATTAPTPPGDYAAAAAEPSSAPGTGPGRPGPKRPGPVAAVRQQDASGPPAGRTTVLKGAVARIVATAACEVPGVHRLGGGPSLTHGNHGGADRNDPARGVEVEVGERQAAVDLDVVTEYGFSIPRTVDALRAAVVAAVEQMTGLEVVEVNVRVTDVHLPQDDLPAAGETPRVI
- a CDS encoding DUF2945 domain-containing protein, with protein sequence MTTKSHPTGNGRKRLRRGDHVSWRSHGTTVTGRVEREITSQVEAAGRTVDASPEEPQYEVRSSASGRTAVHRPSALRRRKD
- a CDS encoding nitroreductase/quinone reductase family protein, encoding MPGPGPVSAERAAARPLMAEHWPAYEEYQAKNDREIPVVVIEPTAFGRPPGARPGGPARRRRPAGTVPSRR
- a CDS encoding SMI1/KNR4 family protein, which translates into the protein MTDRTTDGAASTPSAAQGAVSAAGDDAVWTAGRLRRVAKSSEGLVVLDPGISDEEMDGWPAPVPEEVRTLLRVVGGVRIAVSRSAVNGHLSIEHVDLGHPFNRGCYPAGDSSWYVEHAGGAGTHWFVYLDHGDGHTYVDVDRVTGAWGPVFRFWDATDSVRVAPSLTAWLERLADCLEEALASARAEAGPGTAIEVRTFGRHFGDRWPDPEREATTVEPVTAAAARLSGDPLLREAAAALPDDALLADLRSVTGPAAVDFPLPVSCRYARWSAGALLSATAWDGE
- a CDS encoding oxygenase MpaB family protein, whose amino-acid sequence is MTDGISGIPALAALRRRAGAELFARVAGPQGPATRSRIHETPGPRWFGPDRPIRVVHGDASMFVGGLRALLLQSLHPLAMAAVEAHSGYRGDPWGRLQRTSTFLAVTTFGTAADAQRAVDHVRAVHERVRGTSASGEAYRAGDPHLLGWVHAAEVDSFLRAHRAYGERSLDDEAYDGYVADAAVVAAALGVVDPPRDQRQLAGVLAAYRAELHRTRAALDAARFILLRPPLPWVVRPPYGLLAAGAVSLLPGWARRELRLPYLPVVEGPAVRLGAAGVTRGIRWAMTRPPGGEAGRRVDPGVPT
- a CDS encoding PucR family transcriptional regulator, producing the protein MSQAIRRASELVLDETTVTALRAALRSTADEVVQAIIDEVPPYANALSGRMGGTIRRAVRTALGHYLDLASGNATGGDAGDAAYELGRGEVRDGRSMDALLSAYRVGARVAWRCLAAGAVPVGLPAAEVAKFAELTFAYIDELSAASAAGHADELAARGRARERHLEHLARDLLADASPDVLLASVQRAGWQPPTSLTAVLLPAAQARPAYRALDPGTLVLDDLPDATGVLLVPDADRSHLLRQLADRTAVVGPARPWTRASASYARAVRARSLSADIRDTEAHLPELVLSADMDAFSDLRARALAPLRTLPVATARRLEETLRAWLLHQGRRDEVAAALFVHPQTVRYRMSQLRELFPDLASPYRVLELTLAVGLPAG
- a CDS encoding ferredoxin reductase; the encoded protein is MTSAALRKRAWKLLEMVTTPLLPSDYLDLVSPLRAGADLRGRIEAVHPETGDAATVVIRPGRGWRGHAAGQYVRIGVDVDGRRLWRAYSITSPTDRQDGRITITVKAIPDGKVSNHLVRRATPGTLVQLDQPTGDFVLPPAKPAKVLYLTAGSGITPVMGMLRDVELDDVVMVHCAPRPQDVIFRNELHGLVADKKLRLAEVHSATDGKLDIARLGELVPDWAERETWACGPAGLLDAAEEYWTEHGVRERLRTERFRPRIVVAGDGDGGGGEVTFSATGTTVDADGATPLLDIGEEAGVLMPSGCRMGICFGCVTPLKAGAVRDLRTGEITEAEPGVLIQTCVSAAAGPCDIER
- a CDS encoding fatty acid desaturase family protein; this translates as MTAIDPTAHLTAQQIEELGRELDAIRDEVIADRGEKDAAYIRKVISAQRKLELASRGVLLFSVFPPAWLLGTAGLSVAKIMDNMEIGHNVLHGQWDWMRDPKIHSTTWEWDHVSPAEQWKHSHNELHHTYTNVIGKDNDLGYGIMRVDEDQKWHPAHLGQPLWNFLNACFFEYGIAAYDLELGKNLHKRRRKDPEFRARAKAVGRKIRKQVLKDYVIHPLLSGPSFLTTLAATFTANLVRNIWSHSVIMCGHFPEGVQVFERRSIKGETRGQWYLRQMMGSANISGSRAMHFMTGNLSHQIEHHLFPDLPSNRYAEVAVKVRALFEKYELEYVTGPLPAQVFSAWHKVFRLSLPTKKPEVMTPDGHAMVVVQHD
- a CDS encoding ROK family transcriptional regulator: MRRRNLSVVLGTVAAHNPLSRPLSRADVAARVGLTRAAVSSLVDELIGRGALTETDTAPDGRVGRPGRALSVSDRGPAGLGLEIGVMHLGACVVDLRGEPRVWRRAERSNAGRPVGQVLAEVAALAADAEAEARDLGLRVEGRVLAVPGVVPNEPAGQVDRAPNLGWHTVRVADHWPDPDTAPEPENEANLGALAEYWNAEQAAETFVHVSADAGIGAALVIDGQVFRGARGFAGELGHIPVHPDGLRCVCGARGCLEQYAGQAAVLREAGLAQHDPGPAAPAEAGDPVALLAERAGAGHPPTLAALDRAGRALGLALTSAVDLIDPDGLVLGGTYAELAAWLLPSVRAELTDRVTVRPWAPEALRSSALGRRGPVLGAAQTTIRRIMADPTLLSVG